The proteins below are encoded in one region of Herpetosiphonaceae bacterium:
- a CDS encoding type II toxin-antitoxin system death-on-curing family toxin — MNYLLRDDILDLHTFAIERYGGRLGIKSQDKLLSAVNAPQQVLFGEEVYVDLASKAAVLGFQLLKNRPFVEGNEITALLAVLRFLDVNDVAVTEALAEAIASQLQAVQRSEANRDTLAAWLRDRLEVQVEE; from the coding sequence ATGAACTATCTGCTACGTGACGACATCCTCGACCTGCATACCTTCGCGATCGAGCGCTATGGCGGGCGGTTGGGCATCAAAAGCCAGGATAAGCTATTGAGCGCCGTGAACGCGCCGCAGCAGGTGCTGTTCGGCGAGGAAGTCTATGTCGATCTTGCGAGCAAGGCGGCGGTGCTTGGCTTCCAACTGCTCAAGAATCGTCCCTTCGTCGAAGGTAACGAGATCACGGCGCTGCTGGCCGTGCTGCGCTTTTTAGATGTCAACGATGTTGCTGTCACCGAGGCGCTGGCCGAAGCGATCGCCAGCCAACTGCAAGCGGTGCAGCGCTCCGAGGCCAATCGCGATACGCTGGCGGCCTGGCTGCGCGACCGGCTTGAGGTTCAGGTCGAGGAGTGA
- a CDS encoding polyprenyl synthetase family protein: protein MSQLVAAIDLEHDLHAIDRAMLEKFESRSALLNVASRYLLSSGGKRVRAALTLLCARLGPDYNEARVYNVATAIEMIHAASLVHDDLVDEADVRRGRVTVHSKWGGNVSLMVGDYLFALAAGQMAEASDPRIIKSFARGVERICEAELSPVTDVEPLQTALDQYYAKIGGKTAALFECAAEGGILASGGRHEYVETLRLFGYEIGLAFQIVDDVLDFTADEQTLGKPAGHDLKEGTITLPVLYAITQGAHEVVREAAMSYHPSPELVAAAVAEVRRVCATKRAFTDAEQLVHKAIQRLDIFPDSPVRDGLIDLAELVLRRKM from the coding sequence ATGAGTCAGCTTGTAGCGGCTATCGATCTGGAGCACGACCTTCACGCAATCGATCGTGCTATGCTCGAAAAGTTCGAGTCACGCTCGGCATTACTTAATGTCGCAAGCCGCTACTTGCTGTCTTCGGGCGGTAAGCGTGTTCGCGCCGCGCTGACTCTGCTCTGCGCGCGTCTCGGCCCCGACTACAACGAGGCGCGAGTCTACAACGTCGCCACGGCTATCGAGATGATCCACGCGGCCAGCCTGGTCCACGACGATCTGGTCGACGAGGCCGATGTCCGCCGTGGCCGCGTGACAGTCCACAGCAAGTGGGGCGGCAACGTCTCGCTGATGGTCGGCGACTATCTCTTTGCGCTCGCGGCAGGCCAGATGGCAGAGGCATCCGATCCGCGCATCATCAAGAGCTTCGCGCGCGGTGTGGAGCGCATCTGCGAGGCCGAGCTATCGCCCGTCACCGATGTCGAGCCGCTTCAAACGGCGCTCGACCAGTACTACGCCAAGATCGGCGGCAAGACCGCGGCGCTCTTCGAGTGCGCCGCCGAAGGCGGCATTCTCGCCAGTGGCGGCAGGCACGAGTACGTCGAGACGCTGCGGCTGTTCGGCTACGAGATCGGGCTGGCCTTCCAGATCGTCGATGACGTGCTCGATTTCACCGCCGACGAGCAGACGCTCGGCAAGCCCGCTGGACACGACCTCAAAGAAGGCACGATCACGCTGCCGGTGCTCTACGCCATCACGCAGGGCGCGCATGAGGTGGTGCGCGAGGCGGCCATGAGCTACCACCCTAGCCCGGAGCTGGTCGCCGCCGCCGTGGCCGAGGTCCGGCGCGTCTGCGCTACCAAACGCGCCTTCACCGATGCCGAGCAACTGGTCCACAAGGCGATCCAGCGCCTCGACATCTTCCCCGACTCACCGGTCAGAGATGGTCTGATCGATCTGGCTGAGCTGGTGCTGCGGCGCAAGATGTAG